A part of Candidatus Krumholzibacteriia bacterium genomic DNA contains:
- a CDS encoding Na/Pi symporter gives MSDLTEERPEDLPRVAAPAASMSHRERWLRVLALAGVLYVFLMSIELIGDTFKLMGDDFARGLFEYTLNPFSGLLTGILATSMVQSSSTVTSIIVSLVASGSVGIEQAVPMVMGANIGTSITNTIVSLGHMTAKQEFQRAFAGATVHDFFNLLAVAVFLPLELATGFLHKVAVATNELLIGRGGVDFDSPLKQAVEPTVEMLESTLVAVSPNNVVAAFILLVMGLVLLIGSLRYLVRLMKSLMMGKVEVVLHRYLFKHPIRGIVVGSIITILVQSSSVTTSLTIPLLAAGFVSVENIFPFVLGANVGTTITALLASMVTGSSEALTVALCHVYFNIFGIAALYWFRRIPIGLAKGLGRIAVHSPGYAIGYVLGVFFLLPVVLIWIAR, from the coding sequence ATGAGCGACCTGACGGAAGAACGTCCCGAGGACCTGCCGCGCGTCGCCGCGCCGGCCGCGTCGATGTCACATCGGGAGCGCTGGCTGCGCGTCCTGGCCCTGGCTGGTGTCCTCTACGTCTTCCTCATGTCGATCGAACTGATCGGCGACACCTTCAAGCTCATGGGCGACGACTTCGCCCGCGGCCTATTCGAATACACGCTCAATCCCTTCAGCGGACTGCTGACGGGCATCCTGGCCACCAGCATGGTGCAGAGTTCGAGCACGGTGACCTCGATCATCGTGAGTCTGGTGGCGTCGGGCAGTGTGGGGATCGAACAGGCCGTGCCCATGGTGATGGGTGCCAACATCGGCACGAGCATCACCAATACGATCGTCTCGCTCGGCCACATGACCGCGAAGCAGGAGTTCCAGCGGGCCTTCGCCGGGGCCACCGTGCACGATTTCTTCAATCTGCTCGCGGTGGCCGTCTTCCTTCCGCTGGAGCTGGCGACCGGGTTCCTGCACAAGGTCGCCGTGGCCACCAACGAACTGCTCATAGGCCGGGGTGGTGTCGACTTCGACAGTCCGCTGAAGCAGGCGGTCGAGCCGACCGTCGAAATGCTCGAGTCGACGTTGGTCGCCGTGAGCCCGAACAACGTCGTCGCCGCGTTCATCCTGCTGGTCATGGGGCTCGTCCTTCTCATCGGCAGCCTGCGCTACCTGGTCCGGCTGATGAAGTCGCTGATGATGGGCAAGGTCGAGGTGGTGCTGCACCGCTACCTGTTCAAGCATCCGATCCGCGGGATCGTCGTCGGCTCGATCATCACCATCCTCGTGCAGAGCAGCAGTGTGACCACGAGTCTGACCATTCCGCTGCTCGCGGCCGGGTTCGTGAGTGTGGAGAACATCTTCCCCTTCGTGCTCGGCGCGAACGTGGGCACCACCATCACGGCACTGCTCGCGAGCATGGTCACGGGGAGCTCCGAGGCACTCACGGTGGCGTTGTGCCACGTCTACTTCAACATCTTCGGGATCGCGGCGCTGTACTGGTTCCGGCGGATCCCGATCGGTCTGGCCAAGGGGCTAGGGCGCATCGCGGTCCACTCTCCCGGATACGCGATCGGCTACGTTCTCGGCGTGTTCTTCCTCCTGCCCGTCGTGCTGATCTGGATCGCGCGCTAG
- a CDS encoding outer membrane beta-barrel protein has protein sequence MNPRILCTILAGCLLASLATPAEARDRAPDRWVLEFGPYVGYYDFDRLTDYEDFGLFGARLGAQMSSWLRLEGSFDEVYTERAVSGNSARQVSFGLHARIEPWATRWAPFLLVGGALVILDDSDDPDSYGEAYDVGLGLRYMANRHWMVRGEWVLRRQAFSRWTVQQDELGDLELVDDGVSLWGRALRIGASYVF, from the coding sequence ATGAATCCGAGAATCCTCTGCACGATCCTGGCCGGGTGCCTCCTGGCGAGTCTCGCGACGCCCGCGGAGGCCCGGGACAGGGCGCCCGACCGCTGGGTGCTCGAATTCGGGCCCTACGTGGGCTACTACGACTTCGACCGGCTGACCGACTACGAGGACTTCGGCCTCTTTGGCGCCCGACTCGGTGCGCAGATGTCGTCGTGGTTGCGGCTCGAGGGCAGCTTCGACGAGGTCTACACCGAGCGCGCGGTCAGCGGGAACAGCGCGCGGCAGGTGAGTTTCGGGCTGCACGCGCGCATCGAGCCCTGGGCGACCCGCTGGGCGCCGTTCCTCCTGGTCGGTGGTGCGCTCGTGATCCTCGACGATTCCGACGACCCGGACTCGTACGGTGAGGCCTACGACGTCGGTCTGGGCCTGCGCTACATGGCCAACCGGCACTGGATGGTGCGCGGCGAGTGGGTGCTGCGGCGCCAGGCCTTCTCTCGCTGGACCGTGCAGCAGGACGAACTGGGCGATCTCGAGCTGGTGGACGACGGCGTGTCGCTGTGGGGCCGGGCCCTGCGGATCGGAGCGAGCTATGTCTTCTAG